A single region of the Halorussus salinus genome encodes:
- a CDS encoding LeuA family protein, translated as MTTTCTRPIPVGRVEFFDGTLKTNGEFESARVFDTTLRDGEQAPRTSFSYDEKRTIAAALDEMGTHVIEAGFPVNSDAEFEAVSDIAANTSATTCGLARVVDKDVEAAIDSGVEMVHVFASTSDVQLEDSMHATREEVVDRSVNAVERVKEAGATAMFSPMDATRTDEEYLREVVSAVSEVGVDWINIPDTCGVATPTRFADLVSAVDSWTDARIDVHTHDDFGMAAANAVAGFEAGADQAQVSINGIGERAGNAAYEEVVMTVESVYGVETGIDTTGIVEASRTVEEYSDVPVPANKPITGDNAFAHESGIHAAGVIENSDTFEPGVMTPEMVGAEREFVLGKHTGANSVRKRLEDRGFAPTDGEVRQVTRRVKDYGAEKNRVTVADLERFAREVGVAEEEREVRA; from the coding sequence CTGACAACGACATGCACTCGTCCGATACCAGTCGGGCGGGTCGAGTTCTTCGACGGCACGTTGAAAACTAACGGCGAATTCGAGTCCGCGCGGGTCTTCGACACGACCCTGCGCGACGGTGAACAGGCACCCCGTACGTCCTTCTCCTACGACGAGAAGCGAACTATCGCGGCCGCGCTGGACGAGATGGGCACCCACGTCATCGAGGCAGGGTTCCCGGTCAACTCCGACGCCGAGTTCGAGGCGGTCAGCGACATCGCCGCGAACACCTCGGCGACCACCTGCGGACTCGCTCGCGTGGTGGACAAGGACGTGGAGGCCGCCATCGACTCCGGCGTCGAGATGGTCCACGTCTTCGCTTCGACCAGCGACGTGCAGCTAGAGGATTCGATGCACGCCACTCGCGAGGAGGTCGTGGACCGCTCGGTGAACGCAGTCGAGCGAGTGAAAGAGGCGGGCGCGACGGCGATGTTCTCCCCGATGGACGCCACCCGGACCGACGAGGAGTACCTGCGGGAGGTCGTCTCCGCGGTCTCGGAGGTCGGCGTCGATTGGATAAACATCCCCGACACCTGTGGCGTGGCGACGCCGACGCGGTTCGCCGACCTCGTCTCGGCGGTCGATAGCTGGACCGACGCCAGAATCGACGTTCACACCCACGACGACTTCGGGATGGCCGCGGCCAACGCGGTCGCCGGATTCGAGGCCGGTGCGGACCAAGCGCAGGTCTCCATCAACGGCATCGGCGAGCGCGCCGGAAACGCCGCCTACGAGGAGGTAGTAATGACGGTCGAATCGGTGTACGGCGTCGAGACCGGTATCGACACGACCGGCATCGTCGAAGCTTCCCGGACGGTCGAGGAGTACAGCGACGTTCCGGTCCCGGCGAACAAGCCCATCACGGGCGACAACGCCTTCGCCCACGAGTCGGGCATCCACGCCGCGGGCGTCATCGAGAACTCCGACACCTTCGAGCCGGGGGTCATGACGCCCGAGATGGTCGGTGCCGAACGCGAGTTCGTACTGGGCAAGCACACCGGCGCGAACTCGGTCCGCAAGCGACTGGAGGACCGCGGCTTCGCGCCGACCGACGGCGAGGTCCGGCAGGTGACCCGCCGGGTCAAAGACTACGGCGCGGAGAAGAACCGCGTCACGGTCGCCGACTTGGAGCGGTTCGCCCGCGAGGTCGGCGTCGCCGAGGAGGAACGGGAGGTCCGAGCCTGA
- the ilvB gene encoding biosynthetic-type acetolactate synthase large subunit — protein MSEHAPPESDAADESVGTTETGVETGAEAVVAALENAGAETLFGVQGGAIMPVYDALYDSDLAHVTMAHEQGAAHAADAYGVVSGDPGVCLATSGPGATNLVTGIADADMDSDAMLALTGQVPSHMVGSDAFQETDTTGVTAPITKHNYFAGDADTVGDTVGEAFALSAEGRPGPTLVDLPKDTTLAETDREPGPAETPETYQVEETPDDAEVEAAARAVERAEKPLLLFGGGVVKSDACEVARGFAMEHGIPVATTMPAIGSMPEDHDLCLSWAGMHGTGYANMAITHTDCLVAVGTRFDDRLTGGVETFAPEAEVVHVDIDPAEISKNVHADYPVVGDAGTAIERIDAEMDRSPQAREWRDQCQSWQDEYPMAYATPDDEPLKPQFVVEAFDEATDDDAIVTTGVGQHQMWAAQFWTYRSPRTWVSSHGLGTMGYGVPAAVGARIAAEDDQQVVCFDGDGSFLMTMQEISVAVRENLDITVAVLNNRYIGMVRQWQDAFFEGRQMAADYDWCPEFDKLAEAFGAKGLRVDDYDEVADAIEEALDYDGPSVIDFHIDPAENVYPMVPSGGANGKFALSEDQL, from the coding sequence GTGAGTGAACACGCTCCTCCCGAGTCCGACGCGGCCGACGAGAGCGTCGGGACGACCGAAACCGGCGTCGAAACCGGCGCAGAGGCCGTCGTCGCCGCGCTCGAAAACGCCGGAGCCGAGACGCTGTTCGGCGTGCAGGGCGGTGCCATCATGCCCGTTTACGACGCGCTGTACGACTCGGACCTCGCGCACGTCACGATGGCCCACGAGCAGGGCGCGGCCCACGCGGCCGACGCCTACGGCGTGGTCTCGGGCGACCCCGGCGTCTGTCTCGCCACGTCCGGTCCCGGCGCGACGAATCTGGTCACGGGCATCGCGGACGCCGACATGGACTCGGACGCGATGCTCGCGCTGACCGGACAGGTCCCCTCGCACATGGTCGGCTCCGACGCGTTCCAAGAGACCGACACGACCGGCGTCACCGCGCCCATCACGAAGCACAACTACTTCGCGGGCGACGCCGACACGGTGGGCGACACCGTGGGCGAGGCGTTCGCGCTGTCGGCGGAGGGCCGACCCGGCCCGACGCTCGTGGACCTGCCGAAGGACACGACGCTCGCCGAGACCGACCGCGAACCCGGCCCCGCCGAGACGCCCGAGACCTATCAGGTCGAGGAGACCCCCGACGACGCCGAGGTCGAAGCCGCGGCCCGCGCCGTCGAGCGCGCGGAGAAACCCCTCCTCCTGTTCGGCGGCGGCGTCGTCAAGAGCGACGCCTGCGAGGTGGCCCGCGGCTTCGCGATGGAACACGGCATCCCCGTGGCGACGACGATGCCCGCCATCGGCTCGATGCCCGAGGACCACGACCTCTGTCTGTCGTGGGCCGGGATGCACGGCACCGGCTACGCCAACATGGCCATCACGCACACCGACTGTCTCGTCGCCGTCGGCACCCGGTTCGACGACCGACTCACGGGCGGCGTCGAGACGTTCGCGCCCGAGGCCGAGGTCGTCCACGTGGACATCGACCCCGCGGAAATCTCGAAGAACGTCCACGCCGACTACCCGGTCGTCGGCGACGCGGGCACCGCAATCGAACGCATCGACGCCGAGATGGACCGCTCACCCCAAGCCCGCGAGTGGCGCGACCAGTGCCAGTCGTGGCAAGACGAGTACCCGATGGCCTACGCCACGCCCGACGACGAACCGCTCAAGCCGCAGTTCGTCGTGGAGGCGTTCGACGAGGCCACCGACGACGACGCCATCGTCACCACCGGCGTCGGCCAGCACCAGATGTGGGCCGCCCAGTTCTGGACCTACAGGAGTCCCCGAACATGGGTCTCCTCGCACGGACTGGGCACGATGGGGTACGGCGTCCCGGCCGCCGTCGGCGCGCGAATCGCGGCCGAGGACGACCAGCAGGTCGTCTGTTTCGACGGCGACGGCTCGTTTTTGATGACGATGCAGGAGATTTCGGTCGCGGTCCGCGAGAATCTGGACATCACGGTGGCGGTGCTGAACAACCGCTACATCGGGATGGTCCGCCAGTGGCAGGACGCCTTCTTCGAGGGTCGCCAGATGGCGGCCGACTACGACTGGTGTCCGGAGTTCGACAAGCTCGCGGAGGCGTTCGGCGCGAAGGGCCTGCGCGTGGACGACTACGACGAGGTCGCCGACGCCATCGAGGAGGCACTCGACTACGACGGGCCGTCGGTCATCGACTTCCACATCGACCCCGCAGAGAACGTCTATCCGATGGTGCCCAGCGGCGGAGCCAACGGGAAGTTCGCGCTCTCGGAGGACCAGCTATGA
- the ilvN gene encoding acetolactate synthase small subunit codes for MSSDETPDQQTDARSDAEPHPEIPRNGLPGPSPDERPHPSGRRNAKGIRIDPEAEAEPEHRTAVVSALVEHEPGVLSRVSGLFSRRQFNIESLTVGPTTVEGHARITLVVEETDPGIDQVKKQLAKLKPVIQVGELDDDAVRAELVVLKVRGEEPDKVQAITEMYEGRTLDAGPRTITVQITGDQQKIDDAIDAFRQFGIIEIARTGQTALARGDTPTTPGEEPGHAKESDDDQSDEIQTGTYDD; via the coding sequence ATGAGTAGCGACGAGACGCCCGACCAGCAGACCGACGCCCGTTCGGACGCCGAACCGCACCCCGAGATTCCGCGCAACGGACTGCCGGGACCGTCGCCCGACGAGCGACCGCATCCGTCCGGGCGGCGAAACGCGAAGGGCATCCGTATCGACCCCGAGGCCGAGGCCGAACCCGAGCATCGGACCGCGGTGGTCTCGGCGCTGGTCGAACACGAACCCGGCGTCCTCTCGCGGGTCTCCGGGCTGTTCTCCCGGCGGCAGTTCAACATCGAGAGCCTGACCGTGGGGCCGACCACGGTGGAGGGTCACGCGCGCATCACGCTGGTCGTCGAGGAGACCGACCCCGGCATCGACCAAGTGAAGAAGCAACTGGCGAAGCTCAAGCCCGTAATTCAGGTCGGCGAGTTAGACGACGACGCGGTGCGGGCCGAACTCGTCGTGCTGAAAGTCCGGGGCGAGGAGCCGGACAAGGTCCAAGCCATCACCGAGATGTACGAGGGCCGGACGCTGGACGCCGGACCGCGGACCATCACGGTCCAGATTACGGGCGACCAGCAGAAGATAGACGACGCCATCGACGCGTTCCGGCAGTTCGGCATCATCGAGATCGCCCGGACCGGCCAGACCGCGCTGGCGCGGGGCGACACCCCGACGACGCCCGGCGAGGAGCCGGGCCACGCGAAGGAATCGGACGACGACCAATCAGACGAAATCCAGACAGGAACCTACGATGACTGA
- the ilvC gene encoding ketol-acid reductoisomerase, which translates to MTEAFDAEIYYDDDADSSHIDDETVAVLGYGSQGHAHAQNLADSGVDVIVGLREDSSSRKAAEEDGLRVATPVEAASEASIVSVLVPDTVQPSVYADIEEELDAGDTLQFAHGFNVHYGQIEPAEDVDVTMIAPKSPGHLVRRNYQSGEGTPGLLAVYQDATGNAEEQALAYGKAIGCTRAGVVETTFREETETDLFGEQAVLCGGVAELIKAGYETLVDAGYSPEMAYFECLNEMKLIVDLMYEGGLGAMWDSVSDTAEYGGLTRGEAVVDDHARENMEEVLEQVQNGEFAREWVTENQAGRPSYRQRRIAEKNHEIEDVGERLRDLFAWAEESEAAEESSENDSESEKVRADD; encoded by the coding sequence ATGACTGAGGCATTCGACGCGGAAATCTACTACGACGACGACGCGGACAGTTCGCACATTGACGACGAGACGGTAGCCGTCCTCGGCTACGGGAGTCAGGGCCACGCCCACGCCCAGAACCTCGCCGACAGCGGGGTGGACGTGATTGTCGGCCTTCGGGAGGACTCGTCGTCGCGCAAGGCCGCCGAGGAGGACGGCCTGCGCGTCGCCACCCCGGTCGAGGCCGCCAGCGAGGCGTCCATCGTCTCGGTGCTGGTACCCGACACGGTGCAACCGAGCGTCTACGCCGACATCGAGGAGGAACTGGACGCGGGCGACACGCTCCAGTTCGCCCACGGGTTCAACGTCCACTACGGCCAGATCGAACCGGCCGAGGACGTTGACGTGACGATGATAGCGCCCAAGTCGCCGGGCCACCTCGTCCGGCGCAACTACCAGAGCGGCGAGGGCACGCCGGGCCTGCTGGCGGTCTATCAGGACGCGACCGGCAACGCCGAGGAGCAGGCCCTCGCCTACGGGAAGGCAATCGGTTGCACCCGTGCTGGCGTGGTCGAGACCACGTTCCGCGAGGAGACCGAGACCGACCTGTTCGGCGAGCAGGCCGTCCTCTGTGGCGGCGTCGCGGAACTCATCAAGGCCGGATACGAGACCCTCGTGGACGCCGGGTACAGCCCCGAGATGGCCTACTTCGAGTGTCTGAACGAGATGAAGCTCATCGTGGACCTGATGTACGAGGGCGGACTCGGCGCGATGTGGGATTCGGTCTCCGATACCGCCGAGTACGGCGGCCTGACCCGCGGCGAGGCGGTCGTGGACGACCACGCCCGCGAGAACATGGAGGAAGTATTGGAGCAGGTCCAGAACGGCGAGTTCGCCCGCGAGTGGGTCACGGAGAATCAGGCGGGCCGACCGTCCTACCGCCAGCGCCGCATCGCCGAGAAGAACCACGAAATCGAGGACGTGGGCGAACGCCTGCGCGACCTGTTCGCGTGGGCAGAGGAGTCCGAAGCGGCCGAGGAATCGAGCGAGAACGACAGCGAATCCGAGAAAGTGCGAGCCGACGACTGA
- the leuC gene encoding 3-isopropylmalate dehydratase large subunit has product MSERTLYDKVWDRHSVTELPTGQTQLFVGLHLVHEVTSPQAFGMLRERDLDVAYPERTHATVDHIVPTADRDRPYEGAAEEMMAELEENVREAGIDFSSPDTGDQGIVHVIGPEQGLTQPGMTVVCGDSHTSTHGAFGALAFGIGTSQIRDVLATGTVAMEKKKVRRIRVTGELGDCVEAKDVILQIIRKLGTDGGVGYVYEYAGEAIENLDVEGRMSICNMSIEGGARAGYVNPDETTYEWLRDTDAFRDDPEEFARLKPYWESIASDDDAQYDDEVVIDGDALEPMVTWGTTPGQGVGITEPIPDPEELPEDKRETARDAQEHMGVEPGDTMEGYPIDVAFLGSCTNARLPDLRRAARLVAGREVHDDVRAMVVPGSQRVATAAEEEGLDRIFEKAGFDWREAGCSMCLGMNDDQLEGDEASASSSNRNFVGRQGSKDGKTVLMNPRMVAAAAIEGEVTDAREFDETDLPEADRPQSDAADSEVQA; this is encoded by the coding sequence GTGAGCGAGCGCACCCTCTACGACAAGGTGTGGGACCGCCACAGCGTGACCGAACTTCCGACCGGCCAGACCCAGTTGTTCGTGGGTCTCCACCTCGTCCACGAGGTCACGAGTCCCCAAGCGTTCGGGATGCTCCGCGAGCGGGACCTCGACGTGGCCTACCCCGAGCGGACCCACGCCACCGTGGACCACATCGTCCCGACCGCCGACCGCGACCGGCCCTACGAGGGCGCGGCCGAGGAGATGATGGCCGAGTTGGAGGAGAACGTCCGCGAGGCGGGAATCGACTTCTCCAGCCCCGACACCGGCGACCAAGGCATCGTCCACGTCATCGGCCCGGAGCAGGGCCTGACCCAACCCGGCATGACGGTGGTCTGTGGCGACAGCCACACCTCGACCCACGGAGCCTTCGGCGCGCTCGCCTTTGGCATCGGCACCTCTCAGATTCGGGACGTGCTGGCGACCGGCACCGTCGCGATGGAGAAGAAGAAGGTCCGACGCATCCGCGTCACGGGCGAACTGGGCGACTGCGTAGAGGCCAAGGATGTTATCCTCCAAATCATCCGGAAGTTGGGCACCGACGGCGGCGTCGGCTACGTCTACGAGTACGCGGGCGAGGCCATCGAGAATCTGGACGTGGAGGGCCGGATGTCCATCTGCAACATGTCCATCGAAGGCGGCGCTCGCGCGGGCTACGTCAACCCCGATGAGACCACCTACGAGTGGCTGCGAGACACCGACGCCTTCCGCGACGACCCCGAGGAGTTCGCGCGACTGAAGCCCTACTGGGAGTCCATCGCGTCGGACGACGACGCCCAGTACGACGACGAGGTGGTCATTGACGGCGACGCGCTCGAACCGATGGTCACGTGGGGCACCACGCCCGGACAGGGCGTCGGCATCACCGAGCCGATTCCGGACCCCGAGGAGCTACCCGAGGACAAGCGCGAGACCGCCCGCGACGCGCAGGAACACATGGGCGTCGAACCGGGCGACACGATGGAAGGCTACCCCATCGACGTGGCCTTCCTCGGCTCGTGTACGAACGCCCGCCTGCCCGACCTCCGGCGCGCGGCGCGACTCGTCGCCGGACGAGAGGTCCACGACGACGTGCGCGCGATGGTGGTCCCCGGCAGTCAGCGCGTCGCCACCGCCGCCGAGGAGGAAGGTCTGGACCGAATCTTCGAGAAGGCTGGCTTCGACTGGCGCGAGGCCGGATGCTCGATGTGCCTCGGCATGAACGACGACCAACTGGAGGGCGACGAGGCCAGCGCCTCCTCGTCGAACCGCAACTTCGTCGGGCGACAGGGGAGCAAGGACGGCAAGACCGTGTTGATGAACCCCCGGATGGTCGCGGCGGCCGCAATCGAGGGTGAAGTCACCGACGCCCGCGAGTTCGACGAGACCGACCTGCCGGAGGCCGACCGACCGCAATCCGACGCCGCGGACTCGGAGGTGCAAGCATGA
- the leuD gene encoding 3-isopropylmalate dehydratase small subunit: MSGEAGAGGEADATRETDIETVEHVSGTGIPVRGNDIDTDQIIPARFMKVVTFDGLGQFAFHDQRFTDEDEPKDHPFNEDEYRDASVMVVNANFGCGSSREHAPQALVRWGIDAVVGESFAEIFAGNCLALGVPTVTASQDDIEALQNYVEENPDAEIEVNVAEETVRYDDNRIDATVDDAQRKALVEGVWDTTALLKSNADAVARTAADLPYAEAETAEDAASDGEEAE; encoded by the coding sequence ATGAGCGGCGAGGCGGGCGCAGGCGGCGAGGCGGACGCGACCCGCGAGACGGACATCGAGACGGTCGAACACGTCTCGGGGACCGGGATTCCGGTCCGCGGCAACGACATCGACACCGACCAGATAATCCCCGCGCGGTTCATGAAGGTCGTGACCTTCGACGGTCTCGGCCAGTTCGCGTTCCACGACCAGCGGTTCACCGACGAGGACGAACCCAAGGACCACCCGTTCAACGAGGACGAATACCGAGACGCCTCGGTCATGGTCGTGAACGCGAACTTCGGGTGTGGCTCCTCGCGCGAACACGCTCCGCAGGCGCTCGTGCGCTGGGGCATCGACGCCGTCGTCGGCGAGAGCTTCGCCGAAATCTTCGCGGGTAACTGCCTCGCGTTGGGCGTGCCGACCGTCACGGCGAGTCAGGACGACATCGAAGCCCTCCAGAACTACGTCGAGGAGAACCCCGACGCCGAAATCGAGGTGAACGTCGCCGAGGAGACGGTTCGCTACGACGACAACCGAATCGACGCGACGGTGGACGACGCCCAGCGCAAGGCGCTGGTCGAGGGCGTCTGGGACACTACGGCGCTCCTCAAATCGAACGCCGACGCGGTCGCCCGGACCGCCGCGGACCTGCCCTACGCCGAAGCCGAGACCGCCGAAGACGCCGCCAGCGACGGGGAGGAAGCCGAATGA
- a CDS encoding isocitrate/isopropylmalate dehydrogenase family protein: MTADDPEEIVVIPGDGIGREVVPAAREVLEAVGPEFEFTEAEAGDAVKDETGEALPDETRDLAANADATLFGAAGDTAADVIIPLRRAVESFANVRPARAYPGVDAAKPETDLVFVRENTEGVYAGHETEVAPGVTTLTRVVTEEASEEIARYAFEYAENRGSDVTIAHKANVMRTTDGLFLETAKAVADEFDVAYDDALMDALAMHLVARPEEYDVVVCPNLAGDVLSDLAAGLVGGLGLLPSANVGDERALFEPVHGTAPDIAGEGVANPSATMLSAAMLLEYLGHDDAGERVRTAVTETLASGPHTPDLGGDATTRDVTDAVLSKL; this comes from the coding sequence ATGACTGCGGACGACCCCGAAGAAATCGTCGTCATCCCCGGCGACGGCATCGGCCGGGAGGTCGTCCCGGCGGCCCGCGAAGTCCTCGAAGCGGTCGGCCCGGAGTTCGAGTTCACCGAGGCCGAGGCCGGTGACGCCGTGAAGGACGAGACCGGCGAGGCCTTGCCCGACGAGACCCGCGACCTCGCCGCGAACGCCGACGCCACGCTGTTCGGCGCGGCGGGCGACACCGCGGCCGACGTTATCATCCCGCTCCGGCGCGCCGTCGAGTCGTTCGCCAACGTCCGGCCCGCGCGGGCCTACCCCGGCGTGGACGCGGCCAAGCCCGAGACTGACCTCGTGTTCGTCCGCGAGAACACCGAAGGCGTCTACGCTGGCCACGAGACCGAGGTTGCGCCCGGCGTAACGACGCTGACACGGGTCGTTACTGAAGAGGCCTCCGAGGAAATCGCGCGTTACGCCTTCGAGTACGCCGAAAACCGTGGGAGCGATGTGACAATTGCTCACAAGGCCAACGTGATGCGGACCACCGACGGCCTCTTCTTGGAGACAGCCAAGGCGGTCGCCGACGAGTTCGACGTGGCTTACGACGACGCGCTGATGGACGCGCTGGCGATGCACCTCGTCGCCCGTCCCGAGGAGTACGACGTGGTCGTCTGCCCGAACCTCGCTGGCGACGTGTTGTCGGACCTCGCGGCCGGACTGGTCGGCGGACTGGGACTCCTCCCGAGCGCGAACGTCGGCGACGAGCGCGCGCTGTTCGAGCCGGTCCACGGTACCGCACCCGACATCGCGGGCGAGGGCGTCGCCAACCCGAGCGCGACGATGCTGTCGGCCGCGATGCTGTTGGAGTATCTGGGCCACGACGACGCTGGCGAGCGCGTGCGCACCGCCGTCACGGAGACGTTGGCGTCCGGTCCCCACACGCCGGACCTCGGCGGCGACGCGACGACGAGAGACGTGACCGACGCGGTGCTGTCGAAGCTCTGA
- a CDS encoding DUF7563 family protein, with protein MTTTDNRLTNGDDTMAENRCQSCGSFVTRDFARVFGNNHNEVFGCLECMTATEVKKGGARADEVDTTNLIGGRDPLR; from the coding sequence ATGACCACCACCGACAACAGACTCACCAACGGCGACGACACGATGGCCGAGAACCGCTGCCAGTCCTGTGGCTCCTTCGTCACGCGGGACTTCGCCCGCGTCTTCGGGAACAACCACAACGAAGTCTTCGGCTGTCTAGAGTGCATGACCGCGACAGAGGTCAAGAAAGGCGGCGCGCGAGCGGACGAGGTGGACACGACCAACCTCATCGGCGGCCGCGACCCGCTCCGGTAA
- a CDS encoding DUF7557 family protein, whose amino-acid sequence MPKIQLDDETIERLDGLRVDDESYDEIVNELINIYEAEEMTLFHSGD is encoded by the coding sequence ATGCCCAAGATTCAACTCGACGACGAGACCATCGAGCGCCTCGACGGGCTTCGGGTGGACGACGAGTCCTACGACGAGATCGTCAACGAACTCATCAACATCTACGAGGCCGAGGAGATGACGCTGTTCCACAGCGGCGACTGA
- a CDS encoding phosphatidylserine decarboxylase: MTGGDTEESGGSGATRSRGSSRFAPGAWRYALLALALAVPAALLARSKRWTRRLGLAGPLLSVGALVFHRDPDRSPPESGPVAPADGRVSVIREEEHESNERRDESSAGRDESNAGRDESAEETADTRVRVGVFMNVTDVHVNRAPLGGRVETVEHEPGKHRPAFSKESDNNEKVHVRFADHDVTLIAGAFARRIHPYVEPGDELDRGDRLGHISFGSRADVLLPPEVDLADVAVERGQTVRAGETKLVR, encoded by the coding sequence GTGACGGGCGGAGATACCGAGGAGTCCGGCGGGTCCGGAGCCACGCGGTCGCGCGGCTCCTCGCGGTTCGCGCCGGGCGCGTGGCGCTACGCCCTGCTGGCGCTCGCGCTGGCGGTTCCCGCCGCGCTCCTCGCGCGGTCGAAGCGGTGGACCCGGCGGTTGGGACTGGCGGGGCCGCTCCTGAGCGTGGGCGCTCTCGTCTTTCACCGCGACCCCGACCGGAGTCCGCCCGAGTCGGGGCCTGTCGCGCCCGCCGACGGACGAGTGTCGGTGATTCGGGAGGAGGAACACGAGTCGAACGAGAGACGCGACGAGTCGAGCGCCGGACGCGACGAATCGAACGCCGGACGCGACGAGTCCGCCGAGGAGACCGCCGACACTCGCGTCCGGGTCGGCGTCTTCATGAACGTCACGGACGTACACGTCAACCGGGCACCGCTCGGCGGTCGGGTCGAGACCGTCGAACACGAACCCGGCAAACACCGGCCCGCCTTCTCCAAGGAGTCGGACAACAACGAGAAAGTCCACGTCCGGTTCGCCGACCACGACGTGACGCTCATCGCGGGTGCGTTCGCCCGACGAATCCACCCCTACGTCGAACCGGGCGACGAACTCGACCGCGGCGACCGACTCGGCCACATCTCGTTCGGGAGTCGCGCGGACGTTCTCCTGCCGCCCGAGGTGGACCTCGCCGACGTTGCAGTCGAGCGCGGCCAGACGGTCCGGGCGGGCGAGACGAAACTCGTCCGGTAG
- a CDS encoding DUF5799 family protein: MTERAWQDLIVGDRMAVDQEFSQQVTDSQFSRQEWGLIMTAVEFEIENPDDAERARIVADTAKIEQVMPELENIRNQMNSVAGGGGGAGGGGAGGGGGVFDSVKDALGLGGGGDGVDDDRLEAASRLAQEYASELQQRLESQGKWNRVREAASE, from the coding sequence ATGACCGAACGCGCGTGGCAGGACCTCATCGTCGGCGACCGGATGGCGGTAGACCAAGAGTTCTCCCAACAGGTGACGGACTCGCAGTTCTCCCGCCAAGAGTGGGGACTCATCATGACCGCCGTCGAGTTCGAAATCGAGAACCCCGACGACGCCGAACGGGCCCGCATCGTCGCCGACACCGCGAAGATAGAGCAGGTGATGCCCGAGCTAGAGAACATCCGCAACCAGATGAACTCGGTCGCGGGCGGCGGTGGCGGCGCGGGAGGCGGCGGCGCAGGCGGCGGTGGCGGCGTCTTCGACTCCGTGAAGGACGCGCTCGGCCTCGGCGGTGGCGGCGACGGCGTGGACGACGACCGGCTCGAAGCGGCCAGCCGACTCGCGCAGGAGTACGCCAGCGAACTCCAACAGCGCCTCGAATCGCAGGGCAAGTGGAACCGCGTCCGCGAGGCCGCCAGCGAGTGA
- a CDS encoding OsmC family protein, whose amino-acid sequence MTKEVTTVSEEGYTAENQIRDFEVTIDATGEEAPDTLESLLAAYGSCYVPALRVGGEQRDVGDLGRIEIDVSGDLNDDDKLAAVQFTVKTEAEMDDDEAEKVVERADELCKVHDALKTDLEASVTVESGAF is encoded by the coding sequence ATGACGAAAGAAGTCACAACTGTCTCCGAGGAGGGATACACGGCCGAGAACCAGATTCGAGACTTCGAGGTCACCATCGACGCGACGGGCGAGGAGGCCCCCGACACGCTCGAATCCCTGCTGGCGGCCTACGGTTCCTGTTACGTTCCGGCGCTCCGCGTCGGCGGCGAACAGCGCGACGTAGGCGACCTCGGTCGCATCGAAATCGACGTGAGCGGCGACCTCAACGACGACGACAAACTCGCGGCGGTCCAGTTCACCGTCAAGACCGAGGCCGAGATGGACGACGACGAGGCCGAGAAGGTCGTCGAGCGCGCCGACGAACTCTGCAAGGTCCACGACGCGCTGAAGACCGACCTCGAAGCCAGCGTGACCGTCGAGAGCGGCGCGTTCTGA